The Klebsiella sp. RHBSTW-00484 genome includes a window with the following:
- the pdxJ gene encoding pyridoxine 5'-phosphate synthase gives MAELLLGVNIDHIATLRNARGTAYPDPVQAAFIAEQAGADGITVHLREDRRHITDRDVRILRQTLDTRMNLEMAVTEEMLNIACETKPHFCCLVPEKRQEVTTEGGLDVAGQLDKMRDACKRLADAGILVSLFIDADNAQIKAAADVGAPYIEIHTGCYADAATDAEQAKELERIAKAATYAASLGLKVNAGHGLTYHNVKAIAALPEMHELNIGHAIIGRAVMSGLKEAVAEMKRLMQEARA, from the coding sequence ATGGCTGAATTACTGTTAGGGGTCAATATTGACCACATTGCGACATTACGCAACGCTCGCGGCACCGCTTATCCTGACCCGGTGCAGGCGGCCTTTATCGCCGAGCAGGCCGGTGCTGACGGTATTACCGTCCATCTGCGCGAAGACCGCCGACACATCACCGATCGCGATGTGCGTATCCTGCGCCAGACTCTCGATACTCGCATGAATCTTGAGATGGCGGTGACGGAAGAGATGCTGAATATCGCCTGCGAGACTAAACCACATTTCTGCTGCCTGGTGCCGGAAAAACGCCAGGAAGTGACCACCGAGGGTGGTCTGGACGTTGCGGGCCAGCTCGACAAAATGCGCGATGCCTGTAAGCGCCTTGCCGACGCCGGTATTCTGGTTTCCCTGTTTATCGATGCTGATAATGCGCAAATTAAGGCCGCGGCGGACGTGGGAGCGCCCTATATCGAAATTCACACTGGTTGCTACGCCGATGCTGCAACTGATGCTGAGCAGGCAAAAGAGCTGGAGCGTATTGCTAAAGCGGCAACTTACGCCGCCAGCCTCGGGTTAAAGGTTAATGCCGGTCACGGTCTAACCTACCATAACGTTAAAGCCATTGCGGCATTGCCGGAAATGCACGAGCTGAACATCGGCCATGCGATTATTGGTCGTGCGGTGATGAGCGGCCTGAAAGAGGCGGTTGCGGAAATGAAGCGTCTGATGCAGGAAGCGCGCGCGTAA
- the era gene encoding GTPase Era → MSEEKTYCGFIAIVGRPNVGKSTLLNNLLGQKISITSRKAQTTRHRIVGIHTEGPYQAIYVDTPGLHMEEKRAINRLMNKAASSSIGDVELVIFVVEGTRWTADDEMVLGKLRDARAPVILAVNKVDNVQEKGDLLPHLQFLGSQMNFLDIVPLSAETGLNVDTIAGIVRKHLPEAIHHFPEEYVTDRSQRFMASEIIREKLMRFLGAELPYSVTVEIERFQTNERGGYDINGLILVEREGQKKMVIGNKGAKIKTIGIEARKDMQDMFEAPVHLELWVKVKSGWADDERALRSLGYGEDQ, encoded by the coding sequence ATGAGCGAAGAAAAAACCTATTGCGGATTTATTGCCATCGTTGGTCGCCCTAACGTTGGCAAATCCACCCTGTTGAATAATCTGCTTGGGCAGAAGATTTCAATCACCTCTCGTAAGGCGCAGACCACGCGTCACCGCATCGTCGGTATTCATACTGAAGGTCCGTATCAGGCAATTTATGTTGATACCCCGGGCCTGCATATGGAAGAGAAGCGCGCTATTAACCGCCTGATGAACAAAGCGGCCAGTAGCTCGATTGGCGACGTTGAACTGGTGATTTTTGTCGTTGAAGGTACACGCTGGACGGCAGATGACGAAATGGTTCTGGGGAAGCTGCGTGACGCCAGAGCACCGGTTATCCTTGCGGTGAACAAAGTTGATAACGTGCAGGAAAAGGGCGATCTGCTGCCGCACCTGCAGTTCCTCGGCAGCCAGATGAATTTCCTCGATATCGTACCACTGTCCGCAGAGACCGGCCTGAATGTCGATACCATCGCGGGCATCGTGCGTAAGCATCTTCCGGAAGCGATTCATCACTTCCCGGAAGAGTACGTCACCGATCGCTCCCAGCGCTTTATGGCTTCTGAGATCATCCGCGAGAAACTGATGCGTTTCCTCGGTGCTGAGCTGCCGTATTCGGTGACTGTCGAAATTGAACGTTTCCAGACTAATGAACGTGGTGGTTACGATATTAACGGTCTGATTCTGGTTGAGCGTGAAGGGCAGAAGAAGATGGTGATTGGCAACAAAGGGGCCAAAATCAAAACCATCGGCATTGAAGCGCGTAAAGACATGCAGGATATGTTTGAAGCGCCGGTTCACCTGGAGCTGTGGGTGAAAGTCAAATCTGGCTGGGCCGATGACGAACGTGCGCTGCGCAGTCTCGGTTACGGCGAAGACCAGTAG
- the rseD gene encoding rpoE leader peptide RseD — translation MPDEKKRRNGTLLFSDTPTLSLLIYAVIGWCFEYAWELGLGRHYLG, via the coding sequence GTGCCAGACGAAAAAAAAAGGCGTAACGGAACTTTATTGTTTTCAGACACTCCAACCCTCAGCTTGCTCATTTATGCAGTCATTGGGTGGTGTTTTGAATACGCATGGGAATTGGGTTTGGGGAGACATTACCTCGGATGA
- the rseB gene encoding sigma-E factor regulatory protein RseB, translating to MKQLLCAMSLMAGSLFFSANASADTSSGALLQQMNLASQSLNYELSFVSINKQGVESLRYRHAKLNNRPLAQLLQLDGPRREVVLRGTEISYFEPGLDPFTLNGDYIVDSLPSLVYSDFKRLASYYDFISVGRTRIADRLCDVVRVVARDGTRYSYIAWLDAETKLPLRVDLLDRDGETLEQFRVVSFSVGDNVSASMETLAKASLPPQLSVPEGGDKASFNWAPTWLPQGVAEVSSSQRRLPTFDGPVESRLYSDGLFSFSININRAAANSSDQLLRTGRRTVATIVRDNAEITIVGELPPQTAKRISDSIKFKAVQ from the coding sequence ATGAAGCAACTTTTGTGTGCCATGTCGCTCATGGCAGGCAGCTTGTTTTTCTCCGCCAACGCCTCGGCTGATACATCGTCCGGGGCGTTGTTGCAGCAGATGAACCTGGCTAGCCAGTCCCTCAATTACGAGCTGTCTTTCGTCAGCATCAACAAGCAGGGCGTTGAGTCGCTGCGCTATCGACACGCGAAACTGAATAACCGCCCCCTCGCTCAGCTATTACAGCTCGACGGCCCTCGCAGGGAAGTCGTACTGCGCGGTACTGAAATTAGCTATTTTGAACCTGGCCTCGATCCGTTCACGTTGAATGGTGACTATATCGTCGATTCGCTGCCTTCATTGGTGTACAGCGACTTCAAACGGCTGGCGTCGTATTATGATTTCATCTCTGTTGGGCGTACGCGTATTGCCGATCGTTTATGCGATGTGGTGCGAGTCGTGGCCCGTGACGGTACGCGTTATAGCTACATCGCCTGGCTAGATGCTGAAACAAAGCTGCCGCTGCGTGTTGATTTACTCGATCGCGATGGGGAAACCCTTGAGCAGTTCCGGGTCGTTTCTTTCAGCGTTGGCGACAATGTCAGCGCCAGTATGGAAACTCTGGCAAAGGCGAGCCTGCCGCCGCAGCTTTCCGTACCGGAAGGTGGCGATAAGGCTAGCTTCAACTGGGCTCCAACCTGGCTGCCGCAGGGTGTTGCGGAAGTCTCCAGCAGCCAGCGTCGTCTACCAACGTTTGATGGTCCGGTAGAGTCCCGCCTCTACTCTGATGGGCTATTTAGTTTCTCCATCAATATTAATCGTGCCGCAGCAAATAGCAGCGATCAGTTGTTGCGTACCGGGCGTCGCACCGTGGCTACCATTGTGCGCGATAATGCAGAGATAACCATTGTTGGCGAACTGCCCCCGCAAACCGCGAAGCGTATTTCTGACAGCATTAAATTCAAGGCCGTACAATGA
- the acpS gene encoding holo-ACP synthase codes for MAILGLGTDIVEIARIEAVIARSGDRLARRVLSDHEWAIWEQHQQPVRFLAKRFAVKEAAAKALGTGIRNGLAFNQFEVYNDELGKPKLRLWGEAKSLAARLGVSSIHVTLADERHYACATVIVES; via the coding sequence ATGGCTATCCTCGGACTGGGCACTGATATTGTTGAAATAGCCCGTATTGAAGCGGTGATCGCCCGCAGCGGCGATCGGCTGGCCCGTCGCGTACTTAGTGACCATGAGTGGGCGATATGGGAACAGCATCAGCAACCGGTCCGTTTTTTGGCTAAGCGCTTCGCGGTAAAAGAAGCTGCTGCCAAGGCGCTTGGGACCGGCATTCGCAACGGTCTGGCGTTTAATCAGTTTGAGGTTTACAACGACGAGCTGGGTAAGCCAAAGCTGCGTTTGTGGGGAGAGGCGAAAAGTCTGGCGGCACGTTTAGGAGTCAGCAGCATTCATGTGACGCTGGCCGATGAGCGCCACTATGCCTGCGCTACGGTCATAGTCGAAAGCTAG
- the rnc gene encoding ribonuclease III: protein MNPIVINRLQRKLGYTFHHQELLQQALTHRSASSKHNERLEFLGDSILSFVIANALYHRFPRVDEGDMSRMRATLVRGNTLAEMAREFELGECLRLGPGELKSGGFRRESILADTVEALIGGIFLDSDIQNIERLILSWYQSRLDEISPGDKQKDPKTRLQEYLQGRHLPLPSYLVVQVRGEAHDQEFTIHCQVSGLSEPVVGTGSSRRKAEQAAAEQALKKLELE, encoded by the coding sequence ATGAATCCCATCGTAATTAATCGGCTTCAACGGAAGCTGGGCTACACTTTTCATCATCAGGAGCTGTTGCAACAGGCATTAACTCACCGCAGTGCCAGCAGCAAACACAATGAGCGCCTGGAGTTTTTAGGTGACTCTATATTGAGTTTCGTCATCGCAAATGCGCTCTACCATCGCTTCCCACGGGTCGACGAAGGTGATATGAGCCGCATGCGCGCGACGTTGGTTCGGGGCAACACGCTGGCAGAAATGGCCCGCGAGTTTGAGTTGGGTGAATGTTTGCGTCTTGGGCCGGGTGAATTGAAAAGTGGAGGTTTTCGCCGTGAATCCATTCTGGCGGATACCGTTGAAGCATTAATCGGCGGGATTTTCCTCGACAGTGATATTCAGAACATCGAGCGCCTGATTCTCTCCTGGTACCAAAGTCGCCTGGACGAAATTAGCCCTGGCGATAAGCAAAAAGATCCTAAGACCCGTTTGCAGGAGTATCTGCAGGGGCGTCACTTGCCGCTTCCGTCTTACCTGGTGGTTCAGGTTCGCGGTGAAGCGCATGACCAGGAATTTACTATCCACTGCCAGGTTAGCGGCCTGAGTGAACCGGTGGTCGGCACAGGTTCTAGCCGTCGTAAGGCAGAACAGGCCGCCGCCGAACAGGCGTTGAAAAAGCTGGAGCTGGAATGA
- the rpoE gene encoding RNA polymerase sigma factor RpoE, with translation MSEQLTDQVLVERVQKGDQKAFNLLVVRYQHKVASLVSRYVPPGDIADVVQESFVKAWRALDSFRGDSAFYTWLYRIAVNTAKNYLVAQGRRPPSSDVDANEAENFESGGALKEISNPENLMLSEELRQIVFRTIESLPEDLRMAITLRELDGMSYEEIAAIMDCPVGTVRSRIFRAREAIDNKVQPLIRR, from the coding sequence ATGAGCGAGCAGTTAACGGATCAGGTCCTTGTTGAACGGGTCCAGAAAGGAGATCAGAAAGCATTTAACCTGCTGGTGGTACGCTATCAGCATAAGGTTGCAAGCCTGGTCTCCCGCTACGTGCCACCGGGCGATATCGCTGACGTTGTTCAGGAGTCGTTCGTAAAGGCATGGCGTGCGCTGGATTCTTTCCGGGGGGATAGTGCTTTTTACACCTGGTTATATCGTATCGCCGTCAATACGGCGAAGAATTATCTGGTTGCTCAGGGACGCCGTCCGCCATCCAGCGATGTTGATGCCAATGAGGCAGAAAATTTCGAAAGTGGTGGGGCATTGAAAGAAATTTCGAACCCTGAGAACTTAATGTTGTCAGAAGAGCTGAGACAAATAGTTTTTCGTACCATCGAATCGCTTCCGGAAGATTTACGCATGGCAATTACCTTGCGGGAGTTGGATGGCATGAGCTATGAAGAAATAGCCGCCATCATGGATTGTCCGGTGGGCACAGTGCGTTCGCGTATCTTCCGGGCACGAGAAGCTATTGATAATAAAGTTCAACCGCTAATCCGGCGTTGA
- a CDS encoding YfhL family 4Fe-4S dicluster ferredoxin — MALLITKKCINCDMCEPECPNEAISMGDSIYEINSDRCTECVGHYETPTCQKVCPIPNTILKDPAHNENEEQLWDKFVLLHHAEKI, encoded by the coding sequence ATGGCGCTGTTAATCACCAAAAAATGCATCAACTGCGATATGTGCGAGCCAGAATGCCCGAATGAGGCGATATCAATGGGTGATAGCATTTATGAAATTAACAGCGACCGCTGCACCGAGTGCGTAGGTCATTATGAAACGCCGACCTGCCAGAAAGTGTGTCCAATCCCGAATACTATTCTGAAAGATCCGGCGCATAATGAAAACGAAGAGCAGTTGTGGGATAAATTCGTCCTGCTGCACCACGCCGAAAAAATCTAG
- the recO gene encoding DNA repair protein RecO → MEGWQRAFVLHSRPWSETSLMLDVFTEESGRVRLVAKGARSKRSNLKGALQPFTPLLLRFGGRGEVKTLRSAEAVSLALPLSGITLYSGLYVNELLARVLEHETRFSELFFDYLHCIQSLAGASGSPEPALRRFELALLGHLGYGVDFLHCAGSGEAVDDAMTYRYREEKGFIASVVIDNSTFTGHHLKALANREFPDSDALRAAKRFTRIALKPYLGGKPLKSRELFRQFMPARAARANKTNND, encoded by the coding sequence ATGGAAGGCTGGCAGCGCGCTTTTGTCCTGCATAGTCGTCCCTGGAGCGAAACCAGCCTGATGCTGGACGTCTTCACGGAAGAGTCAGGTCGCGTGCGTCTTGTTGCTAAAGGCGCACGTTCCAAACGTTCTAATCTCAAAGGTGCTCTTCAGCCTTTTACTCCCTTGCTGCTTCGCTTTGGCGGGCGTGGCGAAGTCAAAACGCTACGCAGCGCGGAAGCCGTCTCGTTGGCGCTCCCTCTCAGCGGTATCACGCTCTATAGCGGTCTTTACGTTAACGAACTGCTTGCCCGCGTGCTTGAGCATGAAACGCGCTTCTCCGAACTTTTCTTCGATTATCTGCACTGCATCCAGTCTCTGGCTGGCGCAAGCGGTTCTCCTGAACCGGCACTGCGTCGCTTTGAACTGGCGCTGCTGGGACATCTTGGTTACGGCGTCGATTTCCTCCACTGTGCCGGGAGCGGTGAAGCGGTTGACGATGCCATGACCTATCGCTACCGTGAAGAAAAAGGCTTTATCGCCAGCGTGGTTATTGATAACAGCACCTTTACCGGGCACCATCTTAAGGCGTTGGCGAATCGCGAATTTCCGGACAGCGATGCGCTGCGTGCGGCAAAACGTTTCACTCGTATCGCCCTGAAGCCGTATCTTGGTGGGAAACCGTTGAAAAGCCGGGAGCTTTTTCGCCAGTTTATGCCCGCGCGGGCGGCGCGGGCCAATAAAACCAATAACGATTAA
- the lepB gene encoding signal peptidase I has translation MANMFALILVIATLVTGLLWCLDKFIFAPKRRERQAAAQAATGDQLDKKTLKKVSPKPGWLETGASVFPVLAIVLVVRSFIYEPFQIPSGSMMPTLLIGDFILVEKFAYGIKDPIYQKTLIETGHPKRGDVVVFKYPEDPRLDYIKRAVGLPGDKVTYDPISKQVTILPGCSSGQACGNALPVTYSNVEPSDFVQTFSRSNGGEATSGFWQLPKGETKADGIRLTERKETLGEVTHRILTVPIAQDQVGMYYQQSGLPLATWIVPPGQYFMMGDNRDNSADSRYWGFVPEANLVGKATAIWMSFEKQEGEWPTGVRLSRIGGIQ, from the coding sequence ATGGCGAACATGTTTGCCCTGATCCTGGTCATCGCTACCCTGGTGACGGGTCTATTGTGGTGCCTGGATAAATTTATTTTCGCGCCAAAACGTCGTGAACGTCAGGCCGCAGCTCAGGCAGCGACCGGCGACCAGTTGGACAAAAAAACACTGAAGAAAGTCAGCCCTAAACCGGGCTGGCTGGAAACCGGTGCTTCGGTATTCCCGGTCCTGGCGATTGTTCTGGTAGTGCGTTCGTTTATTTACGAACCTTTCCAGATCCCTTCGGGTTCGATGATGCCTACGTTGTTGATCGGCGATTTTATTCTGGTTGAGAAGTTTGCTTATGGGATTAAAGACCCTATCTACCAGAAAACGCTAATTGAAACGGGTCATCCGAAACGAGGCGATGTCGTGGTCTTCAAATATCCTGAAGATCCGCGTCTGGACTACATCAAACGTGCGGTCGGTTTACCGGGTGATAAAGTTACATACGATCCGATTAGCAAGCAGGTCACCATCCTGCCGGGCTGCAGTTCAGGCCAGGCGTGCGGCAATGCCCTGCCGGTAACTTACTCCAACGTCGAGCCGAGCGATTTCGTGCAAACCTTCTCCCGTAGTAACGGTGGTGAAGCAACCAGCGGTTTCTGGCAGTTGCCGAAAGGTGAAACCAAAGCCGACGGCATTCGTCTGACCGAGCGCAAAGAGACGCTGGGTGAGGTAACGCATCGTATTCTGACCGTGCCGATTGCTCAGGATCAGGTGGGGATGTATTACCAGCAGTCTGGTCTGCCGTTGGCGACCTGGATTGTGCCGCCGGGGCAGTATTTCATGATGGGTGACAACCGCGATAACAGCGCCGACAGCCGTTATTGGGGCTTTGTACCGGAAGCAAATCTGGTCGGTAAAGCAACCGCAATCTGGATGAGTTTTGAAAAACAGGAAGGCGAGTGGCCTACCGGAGTACGTTTATCACGTATCGGTGGTATCCAGTAA
- the lepA gene encoding translation elongation factor 4 gives MKNIRNFSIIAHIDHGKSTLSDRIIQICGGLSDREMEAQVLDSMDLERERGITIKAQSVTLDYKATNGEIYQLNFIDTPGHVDFSYEVSRSLAACEGALLVVDAGQGVEAQTLANCYTAMEMDLEVVPVLNKIDLPAADPERVAEEIEDIVGIDATDAVRCSAKTGVGVPDVLERLVRDIPPPEGDPEAPLQALIIDSWFDNYLGVVSLVRIKNGTMRKGDKIKVMSTGQVYNADRLGIFTPKQVDRTELKCGEVGWLVCAIKDILGAPVGDTLTLSRNPADKALPGFKKVKPQVYAGLFPVSSDDYENFRDALGKLSLNDASLFYEPESSTALGFGFRCGFLGLLHMEIIQERLEREYDLDLITTAPTVVYEVETTSKEVIYVDSPSKLPPLNNIQELREPIAECHMLLPQEFLGNVITLCIEKRGVQTNMVYHGNQVALTYEIPMAEVVLDFFDRLKSTSRGYASLDYNFKRFQASNMVRVDVLINSERVDALALITHNDNAPYRGRELVEKMKELIPRQQFDIAIQAAIGNHIIARATVKQLRKNVLAKCYGGDVSRKKKLLQKQKDGKKRMKQVGNVELPQEAFLAILHVGKDGK, from the coding sequence ATGAAGAATATACGTAACTTTTCAATCATCGCTCACATTGACCACGGTAAGTCGACGCTGTCTGACCGAATTATCCAGATTTGCGGTGGCCTTTCCGATCGTGAAATGGAAGCCCAGGTCCTGGATTCCATGGATCTTGAACGCGAGCGCGGGATTACCATCAAGGCACAGAGCGTCACGCTGGATTACAAAGCGACCAATGGCGAAATCTATCAGCTGAACTTTATCGACACCCCGGGGCACGTGGACTTCTCCTATGAAGTTTCTCGTTCACTGGCGGCGTGTGAAGGGGCCCTGTTGGTGGTTGATGCGGGTCAGGGCGTAGAAGCTCAGACGCTGGCTAACTGCTATACGGCGATGGAAATGGACCTGGAAGTAGTGCCGGTCCTGAATAAAATCGACCTGCCTGCGGCCGATCCTGAACGCGTGGCGGAAGAAATTGAAGACATCGTCGGTATTGATGCTACCGATGCAGTGCGCTGTTCGGCGAAAACCGGCGTTGGCGTGCCCGATGTCCTGGAGCGTCTGGTACGCGATATTCCGCCGCCGGAAGGCGACCCGGAAGCGCCGTTACAGGCACTGATCATCGACTCCTGGTTTGATAACTACCTTGGTGTTGTCTCGCTGGTGCGTATTAAAAACGGCACCATGCGCAAAGGCGACAAAATCAAGGTAATGAGCACCGGTCAGGTCTACAACGCCGATCGTCTCGGTATTTTCACGCCGAAACAGGTTGATCGCACCGAGCTGAAATGCGGCGAAGTCGGCTGGTTGGTTTGCGCGATTAAAGACATCCTCGGCGCACCGGTTGGCGATACGCTGACTCTGTCCCGTAACCCAGCAGATAAAGCGCTGCCAGGTTTTAAAAAGGTCAAACCGCAGGTTTATGCTGGTCTGTTCCCGGTGAGTTCTGATGATTATGAGAACTTCCGCGATGCGCTGGGCAAACTGAGCCTCAACGATGCCTCTTTGTTCTATGAGCCGGAAAGCTCTACTGCGCTGGGCTTTGGTTTCCGCTGCGGCTTCCTGGGTCTTCTGCACATGGAGATCATTCAGGAACGTCTGGAGCGTGAATACGATCTGGATCTGATCACCACGGCGCCGACGGTAGTTTATGAAGTAGAGACCACTTCAAAAGAAGTTATCTACGTCGACAGCCCGTCTAAACTCCCGCCGCTGAACAATATTCAGGAACTTCGTGAGCCGATCGCTGAGTGCCATATGTTGCTGCCGCAGGAGTTTTTGGGCAACGTCATTACCCTGTGCATAGAAAAACGCGGTGTTCAGACCAATATGGTCTACCACGGTAATCAGGTTGCGCTGACCTATGAAATTCCGATGGCGGAAGTGGTGCTCGATTTCTTTGACCGCCTGAAATCTACTTCCCGTGGTTATGCGTCGCTGGACTATAACTTCAAACGTTTCCAGGCTTCCAACATGGTACGCGTGGATGTGTTGATCAACAGTGAGCGAGTCGATGCGCTGGCGCTGATTACGCACAATGATAATGCGCCTTACCGCGGTCGCGAACTGGTAGAGAAGATGAAAGAGCTGATCCCACGTCAGCAATTCGACATCGCTATCCAGGCTGCTATCGGCAACCACATTATTGCCCGTGCTACTGTGAAACAGCTGCGTAAAAACGTCCTGGCGAAATGCTATGGCGGCGACGTCAGTCGTAAGAAAAAGCTGCTGCAGAAGCAGAAAGACGGTAAGAAACGCATGAAGCAGGTCGGTAACGTTGAGCTGCCACAGGAGGCGTTCCTCGCCATTCTGCACGTCGGTAAAGACGGCAAATAA
- the rseC gene encoding SoxR-reducing system protein RseC encodes MIKEWATVVSWSNGIAQVHCDVKASCSSCASRAGCGSRVLNKLGPQTSHTISVPCEQPLAAGQKVELGIAESSLLGSAILVYMAPLVGLFLMASIFQVLFANDFASLCGAILGGVGGFLVARGLSPGLAARQSWQPVIISVGLPPDLVRIETPSAPLGQ; translated from the coding sequence ATGATCAAAGAGTGGGCAACGGTCGTTTCCTGGAGTAACGGAATTGCGCAGGTGCATTGCGATGTTAAAGCATCCTGTAGTAGTTGTGCTTCCCGTGCCGGTTGCGGTAGTCGGGTGTTGAATAAGCTCGGGCCGCAAACCAGCCATACGATTAGCGTGCCTTGTGAGCAGCCGCTGGCTGCCGGGCAAAAAGTAGAATTGGGGATTGCCGAAAGCAGTTTGCTTGGCTCAGCCATATTGGTCTATATGGCGCCGTTAGTTGGATTGTTCTTGATGGCGTCTATCTTCCAGGTTCTGTTCGCGAATGATTTTGCTTCGCTGTGTGGGGCAATACTTGGCGGCGTTGGCGGGTTTTTGGTGGCTCGTGGTCTTTCTCCTGGTTTAGCGGCTCGTCAGTCGTGGCAACCGGTGATTATTAGCGTCGGTTTACCGCCAGATTTAGTTCGTATTGAGACGCCTTCCGCACCATTGGGTCAGTGA
- the rseA gene encoding anti-sigma-E factor RseA, translating to MQKEKLSALMDGETLDNELLNELGRSSEMQKTWESYHLIRDTLRGDTSEMLHFDISARVMAAIENEPVRQTVPLIPESQPAPHQWRQMPFWQKVRPWASSLTQMGVAACVSLAVIVGVQQYNGQSDASQQPEAPVFNTMPMMGKASPVSLGVPADASAGSGQQAQVQEQRRRINAMLQDYELQRRLHAEQLQFGQAQTQQAAVQVPGYQTLGTQSQ from the coding sequence ATGCAGAAAGAAAAACTTTCGGCCTTAATGGATGGTGAAACGCTGGATAACGAACTGCTCAATGAGCTAGGTCGTTCATCTGAAATGCAAAAAACCTGGGAGAGCTATCATCTCATCCGCGATACGCTGCGAGGCGATACCAGTGAGATGCTCCATTTTGATATCTCTGCTCGCGTCATGGCCGCCATTGAAAATGAGCCCGTTCGTCAGACGGTTCCTCTAATTCCTGAATCTCAGCCTGCCCCGCATCAGTGGCGCCAGATGCCTTTCTGGCAAAAAGTGCGCCCATGGGCAAGTTCATTAACCCAAATGGGGGTCGCTGCGTGCGTTTCCCTTGCTGTTATCGTCGGCGTCCAGCAGTATAATGGGCAGTCTGATGCATCTCAGCAGCCTGAAGCGCCGGTGTTTAACACCATGCCGATGATGGGGAAAGCCAGCCCGGTTAGTCTGGGCGTGCCAGCGGATGCTTCAGCAGGCAGCGGTCAGCAGGCGCAAGTGCAGGAACAGCGCCGCAGAATTAATGCTATGCTGCAGGATTATGAATTGCAGCGTCGCCTGCATGCTGAACAGCTTCAGTTTGGTCAGGCCCAGACTCAGCAAGCCGCTGTTCAGGTGCCGGGCTATCAAACTTTAGGAACGCAATCGCAGTAA